From the Deltaproteobacteria bacterium genome, one window contains:
- a CDS encoding ATP-binding protein: MSRPDQDAVRSAPPSRRLVAGLAVAVASTAFLFDLAMPIGVGAGVFYTLLILLTLRVPGDRPTWLAAAGVTLLTLIGLLLDLGDEGQMRWKGYVNRGAAIVTFWAMAWLAVAYKRGRERRGLEQTVSLRAEQLASLGEMAAGIAHELGTPLGALQGRLELLDQTLAAGRGDPEQVRETVRILTALGDRMTRTLRAVRNLARDASADPFLEVPVERIVREALAVLEERLEKAGIEVRVEPFDPELHLRCRETQIEQVLLNLIANAADAVHDQRERWIRIEVASGHDRVTLAVVDSGPGIPEKIRADILLPFFTTKPAGQGTGLGLSVSRAFVEAHAGTLALDPGSPHTRFVVSLPMQR; this comes from the coding sequence ATGAGCCGACCGGACCAGGACGCCGTGCGTTCCGCGCCGCCTTCCCGGCGGCTGGTTGCCGGTCTCGCGGTGGCCGTCGCGAGCACTGCCTTCCTCTTCGATCTGGCGATGCCGATCGGTGTCGGGGCGGGGGTCTTCTACACGCTGCTCATCCTGCTGACGCTGCGCGTCCCGGGTGATCGCCCGACCTGGCTCGCCGCGGCTGGCGTGACGCTGCTGACCCTGATCGGCCTGCTCCTCGACCTCGGGGACGAAGGCCAGATGCGCTGGAAGGGTTACGTGAACCGAGGGGCCGCGATCGTCACCTTCTGGGCGATGGCGTGGCTCGCGGTCGCTTACAAGCGCGGCCGCGAGCGGCGCGGGTTGGAGCAGACCGTGTCCCTGCGTGCCGAGCAGCTCGCGAGCCTGGGCGAGATGGCCGCCGGGATCGCCCACGAGCTGGGCACACCGCTGGGCGCGCTCCAGGGCCGCCTGGAGCTGCTCGACCAGACCCTCGCAGCCGGACGCGGCGATCCGGAGCAGGTGCGCGAGACGGTCCGCATCCTGACCGCCCTCGGCGATCGCATGACGCGCACGCTGCGCGCCGTGCGCAACCTCGCGCGCGATGCGTCCGCCGACCCCTTCCTCGAGGTGCCGGTCGAGCGCATCGTGCGCGAGGCGCTCGCCGTCCTGGAGGAGCGGCTCGAGAAGGCGGGGATCGAGGTCCGCGTCGAGCCCTTCGACCCGGAGCTGCATCTGAGGTGCCGCGAGACCCAGATCGAGCAGGTGCTGCTCAACCTGATCGCCAATGCGGCGGACGCCGTACACGACCAGCGCGAGCGCTGGATCCGGATCGAGGTCGCGTCCGGCCACGATCGAGTGACGCTCGCCGTGGTCGACAGCGGGCCGGGCATCCCGGAGAAGATCCGCGCCGACATCCTGCTGCCCTTCTTCACGACCAAGCCGGCAGGCCAGGGGACCGGGCTCGGGCTGAGCGTCTCGCGGGCCTTCGTCGAAGCCCACGCCGGTACCCTCGCGCTCGACCCCGGCTCGCCCCACACCCGATTCGTCGTCTCGCTGCCGATGCAACGCTGA
- a CDS encoding response regulator, with amino-acid sequence MSRCLLLVEDDADYRSLLSDFLRSLGHAVLEFASAEEALGHMDGADAEAPSLVLTDLRMARMSGLDLARTLRRAHPRLPIILMTAFSERPLAGEALALGRSGFVEKPFRLAVLREEIERLLAAGDE; translated from the coding sequence ATGTCGCGCTGCCTGCTGCTCGTCGAGGACGACGCGGACTATCGCTCGCTCCTGAGCGACTTCCTGCGCTCGCTCGGCCACGCCGTGCTCGAGTTCGCGTCGGCCGAAGAGGCGCTTGGCCACATGGACGGGGCGGATGCTGAGGCTCCGAGCCTCGTCCTGACGGACCTGCGCATGGCTCGCATGAGCGGCCTGGACCTGGCCCGCACCCTGCGCCGCGCCCATCCGCGCCTCCCGATCATCCTGATGACCGCCTTCAGCGAGCGGCCGCTCGCCGGGGAGGCGCTGGCGCTCGGCCGCAGCGGCTTCGTCGAGAAGCCGTTCCGGCTGGCCGTGCTGCGGGAGGAGATCGAGCGGCTGCTCGCCGCCGGGGACGAGTGA
- a CDS encoding PEP-CTERM sorting domain-containing protein — MRPDLAARLPLPLWAAALCLLAAGPARALTLDFDALPDLSDAAAASLPGVALSPAQVLSEGSVALLLGYEPAGTWASSPDQGILNSLGPVITFSFTAPVASFAIDVLGLPSDGVTLPIALLAYAGDALVASAVSDPLVIGDSGLHEQRLALAGGAFTSIRLGALVGCGAGACLADLSSTVFADSATFAPVPEPGTLALVGLGLAALAGGTRR; from the coding sequence GTGAGGCCCGACCTCGCCGCCCGGCTCCCGCTGCCGCTGTGGGCCGCCGCCCTCTGCCTGCTCGCCGCCGGACCGGCGCGCGCCCTCACCCTCGACTTCGACGCGTTGCCGGACCTCTCCGACGCCGCCGCCGCGAGCCTCCCGGGCGTGGCGCTGTCGCCGGCGCAGGTGCTGAGCGAGGGAAGCGTCGCGCTGCTGCTCGGCTACGAGCCGGCCGGCACCTGGGCCAGCTCGCCCGACCAGGGCATCCTCAACTCGCTCGGCCCGGTGATCACCTTCTCGTTCACGGCGCCGGTGGCGTCCTTCGCGATCGACGTGCTGGGGCTCCCGAGCGACGGGGTGACGCTGCCGATCGCCCTGCTCGCCTACGCGGGCGACGCGCTCGTCGCCAGCGCGGTCTCGGATCCGCTCGTGATCGGCGACAGCGGACTCCACGAGCAGCGCCTCGCACTGGCGGGCGGCGCCTTCACGTCGATCCGCCTCGGCGCGCTCGTCGGGTGCGGCGCCGGAGCGTGCCTGGCCGACCTCTCGAGCACCGTGTTCGCCGACTCCGCCACCTTCGCGCCCGTCCCGGAGCCCGGCACGCTGGCGCTCGTCGGGCTCGGCCTCGCCGCGCTCGCCGGGGGGACCCGTCGATGA